TACAGGCAACCAGCTGGGCTGTGCCGTTGCTCTGGCTAACTTGGAGCTGTTTGAGCAGGAAAACGTAGTAGAACAGGTGGCCGAAAAAGCTGCCTTTATTGCCCCGTTGCTCCAAGAGCTTGCTTCCCTGGACCATGTGGGGGAGGTACGCCAGATTGGCCTGATGGCCGGAGTGGAACTGGTTCAGGATAAAGAGACCCGCCAGCCCTTTGCCTGGGAAAAACGGATGGGCTACCGCGTCTCCCTCAAAATGCGGGAACTGGGCATGCTGACACGGCCTATGGGCGATGTACTGGTGTTTATGCCTCCACTGTGCAGCACCAGAGAGGAGTTGCAGGAGATGATCTGCATCATGCGCCAGTCCATTGAGCAGGTCACCCAAGGAGAACAGGTTTATGTTTAAGCAGACATTAACCCAAGAAGAGAGCTTAACCAAGGAGCTGGACCTCCTGGAGCAACACGGCTTGCGCCGCACCCTGCGCACGGTGGAAACAGGTGCAGAGCCCGAGATAGTAGTCGAAGGAAAAAAGCTGTTACTTCTCTCCACTAACAATTATTTAGGCCTGGCCACCCATCCCCGGGTAAAAGCCAAAGCCATCGAAGCGGTCCAACAGTTTGGCACGGGCAGCGGTGGTTCCCGTTTGATTACAGGCAATCTCCGCTTGCATGAAGAACTGGAACAAACAATCGCGGCCTGGAAAGGCACTGAGGCGGCCCAGCTGTTCAGCTGCGGTTACTTGGCCAACGTCGGGACCATTTCTGCCCTGGCTGGAAAAGGGGATCTCGTTCTCAGTGACGAGTTGAATCATGCCAGCATGATCGATGGCTGCCGTTTAAGCAAGGCTGCCACCATGGTCTACCGCCATGTGGACATGGACGACCTGCACCAAAAGTTGCGTGACACCCGGGGACAATACCGGCGTACCTTGATTGCAACGGACGGCGTATTCAGCATGGATGGCAACATTGCCCCGCTTCCTGAGCTGGTCTCCCTGGCTGAACAATATGGGGCGTGGCTGATGGTGGATGATGCCCATGGCACCGGCGTGCTGGGAGACACTGGTGCGGGCAGCGTGGAACACTTCGGCTTAAGCGGGCGGGTGCATTTGTCGGTGGGCACCCTGTCCAAAGCCTGTGGAGCAGAGAGCGGTTATGTGGCCGGGTCTCAAACGGTCATCGAATACCTGCTGAACCGGGCTCGCTCTTTCATTTTCCAAACCGCCTTGTCCCCTGGGGTAGTGGCAGCCAGCCTGGAGGCGATCCACATCATTCGTACTGAGCCGGCCCTCCGTCACCAGTTGCTGTCCAATGCCCGCTATCTGCGCGAAGGACTTAAGTCTTATGGCTTCAGGCTGATTGAAGGGGAGACCCCCATTATTGCCGTGTTAATCGGTGAGGCCAAAACCGCTGTCCGGTTCAGCCGAAGACTGGAAGAAGCTGGTGTGTATGCTCCGGCGATCCGGCCACCCACCGTTCCGGAAGGGATGAGCCGTATCCGCTGTACCGTCATGGCCACCCACACCACGGCTCAACTAGACTTTGCTTTGGCTCAGTTTAAACAAGTAGGGCAAGAATTGGGAGTGATCAGCTGATGACAAAAGGGTTTTTTATTACCGGCACAGACACCGGGGTGGGCAAAACCTTCGTGGCTGCAGCACTTGCCGCTTACCTGAAACAACAGGGGCAGGATGTGGGCGTCTTTAAACCCATGATGAGCGGCATCCAGCGGGAAAATCCTCACAGTGACGCTTTTCTGCTTAAAACCATGTCGGGGGATACCAACCCTGTGGAGCAGATTAATCCCTTTCAGTTTGACGAACCCCTCGCACCCTACCTGGCTGCCAAAAGGGCCCAGCGGGAAGTCAGCTTCGTCCAACTGATAGAAGCGTGGCATCAGGTACGTGACAGTCATGCCTTTTTCCTGGTGGAAGGGGCAGGTGGCCTGGCAGTTCCCATGGGTCCCAATTATCTGGTGGCCGATGTGGCCAAACTAATAGATTTGCCCTTGATTGTAGTGGCTCGTCCTAACCTGGGTACCATCAATCACACCCTGTTAACACTTCATTTTGCTCAAAGCAAAGGGCTTGCTGTGGCTGGCGTGATTTTTAACGGTTATGATCCCGAGGCCGGGGACTTAGCCCAAGATACCAACCCATCCCTATTAGAAGAATGGTCAGATGTGCCGGTTTTGGGCATCATTCCCCGTACGGAACACCATTCAGCACAAGCGCTGGCCGCGTTGGTTGCAAAGTGCATTGATGTGGAAGAGCTGTATGCATACTGCTAATACTGTAAAGGAGGCGTGTGGATTGTCAATATTTTCACAAGCACGAGTGAATGTATGGGAAGTATACGCTGATAAAGCTTTGCGGGGTGAAGTTTTAACCAAAGATGAAGCGTTTCATATCCTCGGTGCACCAGATGGGGAACTTCTGCCCCTGTTGCAAGCCGCTTACCGGGTCCGTTATCACTACTATGGCAATAAAGTGAAACTCAATATGATCATTAATGCCAAAAGCGGTTTATGTCCTGAGGACTGCGGCTACTGTTCTCAATCTATTGTGTCCAAAGCGCCCATCGAAAAATATCCCTTATTGGATAAAGAAACCCTGATTGAAGGGGCACGGGAAGCGGTAAGACGCAAAGCGGGAACCTATTGTATTGTGGCCAGCGGCCGCGGTGCAACGGACAAGGAGATTGAGCAAGTGGTCGAAGCTGTGAAAGCCATCAAGCAGGAAATGCCGCTTAAAATCTGCTGTTGTTTGGGTATTATCTCAGAAGAGCAGGCCCAAAAGCTCCGTGAAGCCGGGGTGGAACGCTACAACCACAACTTAAATACCAGTGCCAGCCATTACGGTCACATCACCACCACGCACACCTACGAAGACCGGGTGCGCACGGTACAACATGTGAAGCAGGCAGGCATCTCCCCTTGCTCAGGCTGCATCATTGGGATGGGGGAAACCTGGGATGATGTGTATCATCTGGCCCTCAGCCTGAGGGAATTAGATGCAGATTCCATACCTGTCAACTTTTTGCACGCCATTCCGGGGACGCCGCTGGAGAATATGGATGAGTTAAATCCGCGCTACTGTTTGAAAGTACTCGCCCTGTTCCGTTTTATCAACCCTTCTAAAGAGATTCGTATTTCCGGAGGACGGGAAGTCAACCTGCGCTCCCTGCAAGCGCTCGGTCTCTATCCGGCCAATGCCATCTTTGTGGGTGACTATTTAACCACGGAAGGCCAAACAGCCCGGGCTGACCATCAGATGATCGAGGACCTGGGCTTTGAAATCGAGTTAATGCATTATTCTCTAAATATGTCTTCTAATTCTACTTGAAATCCCTTTAGTATTTCTGACTCAACAGTTCCTATTTCTTTCAATATATCCTTTTGTTGATAATGCCCTTTTTCATCTAGGACGTAAATTTGAACTGCGTTTAACATAGGATTGATAATCCAATATTCCTTTACACCGTATTGCATATACAAATTCATTTTAGTCACTAAATCATTTGATTGATTAGATGGACTTAGAATTTCAATAATTAAATCGGGAACTCCAACAAACTTATTTTCTTGTAAGCCTTGCTTATCACAAATGACGGATAAATCAGGCACTAATATTTTAGTTCCCTCTATGCCATCCTTTTTGAGTTCAATGTCATAAGGAGCACTAAATACTTCACAATTGGTGCCTTCTAAAAAATTAAACAATTTTGCTTGTAATCTTCCCGATACTCTTTGATGTTTCGTGGAAGGTGATGGTGTCATCAAAACAATGCCGTCTACGTATTCCAACAAATCGTTTGTTTCCTCTCTCATTTTATAAAATTCTTCGAGACTTATTTTGCTTTTTTGAGGCAAATTCATAGCAACACCACCTTTGCTTACAAGTTTGTTAAGAACATTATACCACGAAACATCTATATATCATTCTTGCTCGTTAGGCCAGTTGGCCTATCACGGTTAACGGTGCCTTTAATTGCCGCTGGAGACGGCCGATCGCCTCTTCTGCCGCTGAAAAAATGACACAAGTGGACGGACCGGCCGATTTCTCAAGATCAAGGGTGGTCCGCCCCTTTTGAACTTCCAGTTGAGAAGCGAGTCCGGCACTATTGGCCAGTTCCTGCGCTTCATACAAGATTCCTTTGGAACCAACCGGCAGGATATCATGAACGTCGGGTTGCTGACGCAATATATACAGTTCCTCAATGGATAATATCTGAGGATCATCCAGGCGGACGTCATCATCAGGCGCACTTTTGGGCCAGCCGGCACAAGCCACCCAGTCACCCTGACGTGTAGAGCCCGGAAAAAACCGGGCTTTTTCTGCTTTGCCCAGCACGGTAATACCTACACCAGTTTGTACGGTAGGCACATTCTCCTCTGTACTGCCGGTAAACTGCACGTCCACGTCAAGCCCGGCCTGTTTGGCGTACGCTTTCAATCCTTGGACAATCTCCCTTCCTGCCGGATCCCATTCCACACTGAGCGTGTTGACCACGAGTACAGGGGCAGCACCAGCAGAAATAAGCTCGAACAAAGGCACCCGCAGGGCAAACGCACCGACAACAGCACCGTCTGCCTTTACCTTGTCATGCGGTTTACTGCCAATGCCCCCCACCGAATCACAGGCAACCACCATCACCTCCTGCTCGTTCAGCTCCATGACCGTTAAATCTCTCACTTGGAACATTGTCGAATGTTTGCCCATCCCCACCATGGCTATGCATCCCTCCACACCAAGCGCTGCTCAGATTGTGTTTTTATGTTTTTCTGCTTTATTCTGCCTTCTCCGGATAAAACCCTTTGATCAGTATTTCCAATGCTAAAGGAGCCCGGATGCCTTCGGCAGCAGCCGATAAGGGAACGACGACGAACCGTTCATGCTGGATGGCTGGTACATTGTCCAGCGCTGGATGCCGCAGCAGGAAATCTATTTTTTGTTCAGCTGTCATCTCCCCGTAATCAACAACGACGATGACCTCGGGTGATCGTTCGACTACCTCTTCCCAGTTAACGGCCCCCCAATTTTTGTCCAAATCAGCAAAAATGTTTTCTCCCCCAGCTAAGCGAATCAGGGTATTCATATAATTTTGTCCCACGGTAAAAGCCTGATCTTCCCCACTGTCGTAGACAAAGACCCGGATTGGCTCATCCACCTTCCCAATCTGTTCCTGCAAGAGGGCAATATCTGTTTCCATCTGGGCAATCAGCGCCTTAGCCCGCTCTTCCACTCCAAAAATACGGCCGATGTTATGGATATCCTGGTACACATCCTCAATCGTCGGTCCCACGATCGTAGAAGAGTGATGCAAGTAAGCCGTCACACCGAAGGCTTCTAACTCCTCTACGGAACCAACCCCATTTTCACTAAAGGCGCTCTGCCATCCCGCATAAGCAAAATCCGGTTCAACCGAGAGAAACACCTCTTGGGATGGATATCGATCAGCCAGGACAGGGATCTGCTCGTAAGCTTCCTGAAACTGTGGCAAAATCTCATCATCCAAATAGGCGGTCCCCACCATCACCTCTTCCAGTCCCAAAGCCAGCATCACTTCGGTTACATGCTGGTTCAGAGTAACAGCCCTTTGCGGGGGCTTATCAAAGCTGAGTGTGCGTCCGTTATTTTCAATCGTGACCGGCTGGTACCCGCTGGCACCAGCGGGATCAGTCTGAGTCTCCTCACCAGAGGCCTCTCCTTCCGCCACAGTACCGTTCTCTGCCGGTGAGCTGCTGGCCTGTTCAGAGCTGCAGGCAGTCAGCACAAAGACAACTATCATGATAACGATAAGAAGAAGATGGCATTTGGGCAAACGGAACATGTTCTTACCCCTTTCTTCCAGAGCATGTATTTTGGATTGTTCCCTCACTGGCCAAACTGTTCTGGCCTGGCATGTCTTAAAACCAATCACTAATCCAAGCCCCAGCATGGTCCACATGCCAAGTTCCATAATTGTTTTCCTCCTTTCATCAATTACTTATGGTTTCTTCCCCTTGTCTCCGTGGGGAAAAACGTAATCACAGGCTTGTTGAATACAGGATGAGGGCGCACTTCGGCCTGCACCTGAAAGACCTCCGCCAAAAGGGATGGGGTGAGGACCTCTTCCGGCGTCCCGTCAGCTACTAGGTGCCCCTCTTTCATCACCAGCAAACGGTCACAATACATGGCGGCCAGATTGAGATCATGCAAGGCGGCCAATACAGTGACTTCCAAGCTTTTGACCAGCTCCAAAATATGCAACTGATGGTGAATGTCTAGATGGTTCGTCGGCTCATCCAAGATCAGATAGTCGGCACCTTGGGCCAAGACCCGGGCAATCTGCACCCGCTGTTTCTCTCCTCCTGACAAGCCGCTGTAAGGTTCATCCAGCTTATCCTGCAAACCAACCTGTTGTAAGGCCTGTTGCACCATTTCCTCATCAGCGGGAGTATCCGGTTCCAACAAACGCTTATGGGGGAAGCGCCCCATATGGACAATTTCCCGCACTTTGAATTCAAACAGAAGGGGAGCTTCCTGGCTGACAACGGCCATCTTCTTGGCTGTCTCTTTAAGTGGTATACGGCTTAGGGCCTCACCCTCCAATGTGACCAGACCGGCCTGGGGCTTAAGCACACGGTAAATCGTTTTGAGCAGCGTAGATTTGCCGCTTCCGTTTGGTCCTACTAAGCCGACAAACTCTCCTTTGTTGACCGAAGCGGTCACTTGCTGAACAATGGTCTTACCCCCTACCGCTGTCGACAACTCCTCCAGCTTGATCATCCCTGTTCACTTCCCCCAAAGCTATATTGGCGGCTGCGCAAAAGCCAAATGAAAAACGGCCCGCCACACAGTGCAGTGACAATCCCGATCGGCAGCTCTTCTGGAGCCAGGATCATGCGGGCAAACACATCGGCCCAAATCAGAAAGATGGCACCTGCCAAAGCGCTGAAGGGCAACACCAGGCGATGGTCCGCTCCCACCACCAGACGAACCATATGTGGAATCATCAAGCCGACAAAGCCGATTGCTCCGCTGACAGCAACGAGCACTCCAGTGATCAAAGCGGTGACCATAATCAGGATTTTACGAAAACGGTGCACGTCCACTCCCAGTGTGGTGGCTGCTTCATCGCCCATTAATAGCGCATTCAGGGTTCTGAACTGGATCAGCAGGTAGAACAAGCCAGCGGCGATGACCAGAACCGGAATCGTCAAGTACTCCCACCTGGCCCCAGCCAGGCTGCCCATCATCCAGAACAGGGCGGAGCGGATGGCTTCCTCGCGTGGGGCTGTCATGACGATAAAACTGGTCAGGGACGAGAGCACCATGGAAATGGCAATGCCGGCCAGAAGCAAGCGAACAATCGAAATGCGGCCGCCTATCTGGGCGATAACAAATACCAGCATGACCGAAAGCAGAGCCCCGCCAAAGGCAGCCAACGCCAGCGCATATTGGCCCAAGAGACTGAATGCCCCGGCTACAATGACGGCCGTTGCCCCCACTGAAGCACCGGAGGAAACCCCCAAAATATACGGGTCAGCCAGGGAATTGCGCACAAGGGCCTGGATCGCAACGCCCACTGTGGCCAAACCGGCGCCAACCAAACCAGCCAAAAGCACCCTGGGTAAACGGATGTCCCAGACAATATGGCCGTGGGGCGTGCTCCAATCAGCCGTAACCGCTCCCCCAATCCAAGGCAGGTTAGCCAGAATAATCTGCCACACCGTGAGGGGCGGCACAGAGACCGGACCAATCATAACGGCCACTGTCAGGGAGACGACAAAGGTAAGGCCCAACAGAGCCAGTCCTACAACCAGTTTAAACCGCTGTGTTTGATCCCGCTGAAACAAGGGGCGGTTAAAACCTGTTGCCAACGTTATTTTCTTGTTTTGATCTGTGTTTCCCATTGTTTCAGCCATGCTGCCCACCACCGGATAAGGGAGCCAAAGCTGCAGCATGAAACTCCATACTCTTCGCCAGCCTGTCCCTGATGCGAACCACTTCCCCCACCACGATGACGGCCGGAGAACCGATCCTGCTGTCTTGCACCTGCTGTTCAATTGTCTCCAATGTACCGGTGACTAACTTTTGCCTGGGTGTCGTCGCCCACTGGATCACCGCCACCGGAGTGTCTGGCGCCCTTCCATGGTGAAGCAAAGCATGGCAAATCTCCGACAAACGGTTCATACCCATATAAAACACCAGGGTATCGATTCCTCTGGCCAGCGCAGCCCAGGTCCGTTCACACTCTGCACCATGCTGCCTTACTTCTGGTGTGCCCGTTTCTTTCGACTGTGCACAGGAGTCACCTTTTTCCCCGGCATGACCGGTCACCACAGCAAACGAAGAGGCATAGGCCCGGTGCGTGAGGGGGATGCCCGCCGCTGCTGCGGCCCCCGCAGCTGCTGTCACCCCTGGTACAATTTCAAAGGGAACAGCGTGGGCAGCAAGCCATTCAGCCTCTTCCCCCACCCGTCCAAAGACCGAGGGATCGCCTCCCTTTAAGCGGGTGACCACTTTTCCTTCCCGTGCTTTCTCCACCAGCAATTGATTGATCCGTTCCTGGCGCAACGTGTGCTGCCGGGGAGACTTGCCGCAAAAAATCAGCTCTGCTTGGGGAGAGGCATAAGCTAAGAGCTCAGGGCCGGCCAAGCGGTCGTAGATGATCACATCGGCCTCTTGAATGCATTCCAACCCCCGCACGGTAATGAGCTTGGGGTGGCCAGGTCCTGCTCCGACAAGATATACTTTGCCCGTTCCCATCTGCTCACTCCTTCCTGATCACTTTAAATCTCATCCTCGCTTTGCTGCTGCACAGATTGCTTTAGAGCAGGATCAGAGTCACCATCTTGTCCGGCTTTCCTCTCCACTTCTGCTGTAGCACTTCCGGCCGCTGTACTTAACAGGCGGCGGTAACGTGCTGACCGTTCTTCCTGCTTTCCCTCTCTGGTTAAGCGCAGAAAAACAGGATCCAAAAGGGCGGCAAACAACCTTTGCCTCTGTTTTTGATCCGACACATGCTGCAATATTTCCTCGCGGCAGCTGGCCAAAAAATCAACATAGTCGGCATACACATCATCATAACGTTCCGCCAATTCTGCTGTAATCTTCTTGGCCAATCCCGGACTGGCACCTGAAGTGGAGACGCTGATCGAGAGCTTTCCCCGCCGGAACGTCGTCGGGACAATAAAATGGCTTAAATCAGGACGATCCACTATATTAATCCATTGCTGTGGTTCCAAAGCATTGTAAACCGCTATATTCACATGTGGATCATTGGTAGCGGCAATCACCAGGCGTGCTCCCCTTATATCTCCAGGGTCAAACTGCTTGTCCAGCCACCTGATTTTCCCTTGCCTGGCCCACTCTTTGAGGTCAGGTGCCAACTGTGGACTGACTACTGTCACTTGAGCCCCAGCCTCCAGCAGTTTACCCACTTTCCTGGCCGCTACTGTTCCTCCCCCAATCACAACAACGGGCAGCTCTTCAATGTTTAAAATGACAGGATATCCCGGTTTATTCACGCTCCCTCACCGTCCGTTACACCAGCTGATTGAAAGGTGGCCATTTCCCCGATCATGCGGCAGGCTGCTTCAACAAGTGGGAAAGCCACAGCAGCTCCGCTCCCTTCGCCCAGCCGCATACCCAAGTCAACTAACGGTTCTTTGTTTAATAAACGGAGGGCAACTTGATGTCCCGGCTCCTGGGAACGGTGGGCAGCAAGCAAAACATCATTGACATGGGGGCACAACCTGACGGCTGTCAGAGCAGCCACCGTACAGATAAACCCGTCCACAATGACAGGAATGTGATGCCTGGCTGCAGCCAGTATGGCCCCGGCCATTCCGGCAATCTCCAGCCCACCCACCTTGCTTAACACATCCACAGGGTCCTGTCCGTTGGGGCGGTGCAGTGCAAGGGCCCGGGCAATGACCGACTGTTTGTGGATCACCCTCTCTTGCTTCACCCCCGTACCCGGGCCCACCAATCCTTTCATTCGTTCAGCAAGTTCAGTTGTATCCGGCCCGGGATATGCACCGCTTGTATCACCACAGAGAAAGGCGGCCAGCATGGCACTGCTTGTCGTGGTGTTACCGATCCCCATTTCACCCACGATTAAACTTTTAATCCCGCGGTCAATCATGGCTTCTGCCCGCTCGATACCCACTTCAATCGCAGCTACAGCATCCTTCAGCGACATGGCTGTTTCTTTTAAAAAATTAGCAGTCCCATAGCGCACCTTGCGCGAGATTAAGCCCGGGGCCGCAAGGGGCTGGGCCACACCGATATCTACCACTTCCAGCATGGCTCCAATTTGGCGGGCAAACACATTAATTGCCGCTCCTCCGTTAAGAAAGTTGTGCACCATTTGCGCTGTCACTTCCTGCGGATAAGCGGAAACCCCTTCTGCAGCGATACCGTGGTCGGCGGCAAAAACAATGATTCCCGGGGGAGACACCTGGGGTTTCATGTGACCCGTGATTTTGGCCAGCTCCACCGCGATCGCTTCCAACCGGCCCAAACTTCCCTTAGGTTTCGTTAAAGTGTCCACATAGCGGGCCGCCTCTTGACCCACTTGATCATCAACAGACGGTATCCTCTGGCAATAGCGATTCAGGCTTGCTACCATTGTCTCCTCCTCCTTGTTTGATAGCTTCTCATCAATGCTTCAACTCGTTCTAATTGAACGTGTTTCTCCACTTCATCGGCGAGATAATCAAAGGCTTGTTCCCGTATGGCGGCAAATGAGACACGTTCTTTAAGCGGTGTCAGTCCTTTTTTCACCCGCAAATGGTTTAACAAAGTCCAGCGGAAGGCATCATTATGGAAAATGCCATGAAAGTAAGTGCCCATCACTGCCCCATCCTCGGTGATCAAACCATCAGTCCATGGCTCATTCCTGTGGTGGGCATCTTGTGCCGAGGCCTCATTTTCCCCTTCCCAATCCTTCTCCATGCTGTCACTTCTGTCCTCCACCTGGATCAAGGGGGAAGCACGCCCATGGGATTGGGCAAGAACCTGGGACTGGCCCATATGAATCTCATAACCGGCAACAGGAAACGTTTGTCCGTCAAAGGTTAAGCGCCCCCTTGAGCGGACCGTTGTTTTGGTTCGGGCCATGCGGGTGACAAGGGGGAGCAGCCCCAAACCTTCTGCTTCTCCCAGAGGCGTCTCCATGTGGTCGGGATCGGCAATGGCCCGGCCCAGCATCTGGTACCCGCCGCAGATGCCAAACACGATACTTTTCTTATCCCAAACCAGCTTCCTGATCTTGTTGGCCAGACCTGTTTTTTTGACAAAAACCAAATCTTCAATGGTGTTTTTGCTGCCCGGCAAAATGATCAGATCAGGCTGCCCCAGTTCATGGACCGCCGTCACATACCGCACCTTGCAGTCTGTTTCCGCCATCAGTGGATCAATATCTGTAAAATTGCTGATCATGGGCAGCTTGACCACCGCAATATCCAAGTCCTTCTCCTGCTCTGGGTCCGGTTTGACATGATTGAGCACCACTGAATCCTCGGCCTCAATCCATAATCCGTGAATATACGGGAGCACGCCCAGTACAGGCTTTCCCGTATACTTTTCAAACCAGTCCAGACCCGGTTCTAGCAAGCTGAGATCGCCCCGAAACTTGTTGATAATGACGCCGATCACCCGCTCCCGGTCTTCCGGCTCCAGAAGCTCCAGGGTCCCTACCAGATTGGCAAACACGCCGCCGCGTTCAATATCGGCCACCAAGATCACCGGCGCATCCGCCATCCTGGCCACACGCATATTGACCAGCTCCCGGTCATTCAAGTTGATTTCCGCCGGGCTGCCGGCCCCTTCAATCACAATGCGTTCATACTCCTGGGCCAGCCTGGTGTACGCTTCCCTTATCACGGCCAAGCCCTGCCCGAAAAACGAGGTGCGATATTCCCCGGCTTTCATATTTTTAAGCGGACGGCCGTGTACCACAATCTGAGCTTCCGCTTCCCTGGAGGGTTTAATCAAAATCGGATTCATATCGGTGGTGGCGGTCACCCCCGCGGCTTCCGCTTGCACTCCCTGGGCCCGTCCTATTTCCTTGCCGTCAACGGTAATATAAGAATTTAAGGCCATATTCTGTGATTTAAACGGAGCCGTCCGGTAGCCCCGCCGGGCAAACAGGCGGCAAAAAGCGGTAACCAGCACACTTTTGCCCACATCAGAACCCGTGCCCTGAAACATTAAGGGCAGGGCCATGCCGCGGGAAGATTCTTGCCGCTGGCTAGCCATGGTTCTGCCACTCCAGACAAGCCTCGATCCAGCGCTCCACCAAGTCAGGAGTCGAAGCAAAGTGCAAATGGGTATACCCGGCAATGAGCCCTTTGTACCGAATCCCTTCTGCCTTCTTCCCTCTCAATCCAGATGTGCGGTAAGCCGCCGGAAAGTCTCTGTGCCGCTCAAAAACCGAGTAATGAAACTCGTGCCCCTTGGCTTGACCACCGTCCGGAAGCAGGTAGTTGCCTGACTCTCCCGTTACCTCCCTGTAGCCCAAGGCAGCCAGCTTGTCCTGCATCTTCACTTTGCCCGGGATGATGCCCACCATGTCATGCACTTTTCCTTCGGTGGTTTCAATGGATTCAGTCAGATACATAAACCCGCCGCACTCGGCCAGGGTGGGCATGCCGTTTTCAATCGCCTGCTTAACAGATGCCTTAACCTTCGTTTGCCCAGCCAGTTCTGCGGCAAACTCTTCCGGAAACCCGCCCCCGATATACAAACCGGCACTGCCAGAAGGAATCGGCTCTCCGGCTAAGGGAGAGAAAAAGGCCAGCTTGGCCCCGTAAGCCTCCAATAACTCCAGATTTTCCGGGTAATAAAAGTTGAAAGCAG
The Caldalkalibacillus uzonensis genome window above contains:
- the cobA gene encoding uroporphyrinogen-III C-methyltransferase, with amino-acid sequence MGTGKVYLVGAGPGHPKLITVRGLECIQEADVIIYDRLAGPELLAYASPQAELIFCGKSPRQHTLRQERINQLLVEKAREGKVVTRLKGGDPSVFGRVGEEAEWLAAHAVPFEIVPGVTAAAGAAAAAGIPLTHRAYASSFAVVTGHAGEKGDSCAQSKETGTPEVRQHGAECERTWAALARGIDTLVFYMGMNRLSEICHALLHHGRAPDTPVAVIQWATTPRQKLVTGTLETIEQQVQDSRIGSPAVIVVGEVVRIRDRLAKSMEFHAAALAPLSGGGQHG
- a CDS encoding precorrin-2 dehydrogenase/sirohydrochlorin ferrochelatase family protein, whose protein sequence is MNKPGYPVILNIEELPVVVIGGGTVAARKVGKLLEAGAQVTVVSPQLAPDLKEWARQGKIRWLDKQFDPGDIRGARLVIAATNDPHVNIAVYNALEPQQWINIVDRPDLSHFIVPTTFRRGKLSISVSTSGASPGLAKKITAELAERYDDVYADYVDFLASCREEILQHVSDQKQRQRLFAALLDPVFLRLTREGKQEERSARYRRLLSTAAGSATAEVERKAGQDGDSDPALKQSVQQQSEDEI
- the cobT gene encoding nicotinate-nucleotide--dimethylbenzimidazole phosphoribosyltransferase, giving the protein MVASLNRYCQRIPSVDDQVGQEAARYVDTLTKPKGSLGRLEAIAVELAKITGHMKPQVSPPGIIVFAADHGIAAEGVSAYPQEVTAQMVHNFLNGGAAINVFARQIGAMLEVVDIGVAQPLAAPGLISRKVRYGTANFLKETAMSLKDAVAAIEVGIERAEAMIDRGIKSLIVGEMGIGNTTTSSAMLAAFLCGDTSGAYPGPDTTELAERMKGLVGPGTGVKQERVIHKQSVIARALALHRPNGQDPVDVLSKVGGLEIAGMAGAILAAARHHIPVIVDGFICTVAALTAVRLCPHVNDVLLAAHRSQEPGHQVALRLLNKEPLVDLGMRLGEGSGAAVAFPLVEAACRMIGEMATFQSAGVTDGEGA
- a CDS encoding cobyric acid synthase, whose translation is MASQRQESSRGMALPLMFQGTGSDVGKSVLVTAFCRLFARRGYRTAPFKSQNMALNSYITVDGKEIGRAQGVQAEAAGVTATTDMNPILIKPSREAEAQIVVHGRPLKNMKAGEYRTSFFGQGLAVIREAYTRLAQEYERIVIEGAGSPAEINLNDRELVNMRVARMADAPVILVADIERGGVFANLVGTLELLEPEDRERVIGVIINKFRGDLSLLEPGLDWFEKYTGKPVLGVLPYIHGLWIEAEDSVVLNHVKPDPEQEKDLDIAVVKLPMISNFTDIDPLMAETDCKVRYVTAVHELGQPDLIILPGSKNTIEDLVFVKKTGLANKIRKLVWDKKSIVFGICGGYQMLGRAIADPDHMETPLGEAEGLGLLPLVTRMARTKTTVRSRGRLTFDGQTFPVAGYEIHMGQSQVLAQSHGRASPLIQVEDRSDSMEKDWEGENEASAQDAHHRNEPWTDGLITEDGAVMGTYFHGIFHNDAFRWTLLNHLRVKKGLTPLKERVSFAAIREQAFDYLADEVEKHVQLERVEALMRSYQTRRRRQW